The Manihot esculenta cultivar AM560-2 chromosome 1, M.esculenta_v8, whole genome shotgun sequence genome has a window encoding:
- the LOC110601949 gene encoding transcription factor bHLH121, translating to MDQWKTTTNDFSQSVTADVAPSTSTHTLPPSNSIPDHRQRLEPEVKDPIAARKVQKADREKLRRDRLNEHFLELGNTLDPDRPKNDKATILTDTIQVLKDLTAEVSRLRADYAALSEESHELMQEKNELREEKASLKSDIENLNSQYQQRVRVMFPWPAVDPSVVMAPTYPYPVPVHVPPGPIPMHPSMQPFPFFGNQNPNAIPSPCSTFIPYPATANPANEQPSVQYASTSHISSKLDSKSKSADHPRGSNSERCDDSDDVATELELKMPGSSSQQDMSTGERKGKHSHRKEKNITNGSSSSRNSSPLGIQDSSSNSVGDVPKSTD from the exons ATGGATCAATGGAAGACAACAACCAACGATTTCTCTCAATCCGTGACAGCAGATGTAGCTCCTTCGACTTCTACTCACACCTTGCCTCCCTCCAACTCCATCCCTGATCACAG ACAGAGGCTGGAGCCGGAGGTCAAGGATCCAATTGCTGCAAGAAAGGTTCAGAAAGCAGACAGGGAGAAATTGAGGAGGGACCGTCTGAATGAGCACTTCCTTGAACTAGGAAACACATTAG ACCCAGATCGACCCAAGAATGACAAGGCAACCATTTTGACTGACACAATTCAAGTGTTGAAGGATCTAACAGCTGAAGTCAGCAGACTAAGGGCTGACTATGCTGCACTTTCAGAAGAATCGCATGAG CTAATGCAGGAGAAGAATGAGCTGAGAGAAGAAAAGGCATCTTTAAAATCtgatattgaaaatttaaattctcaATATCAACAAAGGGTCAGGGTCATGTTTCCATGGCCTGCCGTTGATCCTTCTGTTGTCATGGCTCCTACTTATCCATATCCAGTCCCTGTACATGTCCCACCTGGTCCAATTCCCATGCATCCCTCAATGCAGCCATTTCCCTTTTTTGGAAATCAAAATCCTAATGCAATTCCTAGTCCTTGCTCAACATTTATTCCATACCCAGCTACTGCTAATCCTGCAAATGAACAGCCATCTGTCCAATATGCTTCCACTTCCCATATTTCAAGCAAACTGGATTCCAAAAGCAAGTCAGCAGATCACCCAAGGGGCAGCAATTCGGAAAGATGTGATGATTCTGATGATGTTGCAACAGAACTTGAACTGAAAATGCCTGGATCATCATCCCAACAG GATATGTCAACTGGAGAAAGGAAAGGCAAGCATTCACacagaaaggaaaaaaatattacaaatgGTAGCTCCTCAAGCAGGAATTCTTCACCTCTTGGTATTCAGGATAGCTCCTCTAATAGTGTGGGAGATGTCCCAAAATCTACTGATTAA
- the LOC110601959 gene encoding DNA-(apurinic or apyrimidinic site) endonuclease 2 isoform X1, with translation MRIVTYNVNGLRQRISQFGSLLKLLDSFDADIICFQETKLRRQELTSDLAVADGYESFFSCTRTNDKGRTGYSGVATFCRVKSAFSSDEVALPVAAEEGFTGLVDSSRNGKAEMPAVAQGLEEYDQDELLKVDGEGRCIITDHGHFVLFNIYGPRAESDDSERIQFKLMFFKILQKRWESLRQEGRRIFVVGDLNIAPTAMDRCDAGPDFEKNEFRRWFRSMLVESGGPFFDVFRSKHPDRREAYTCWPSNTGAEQFNYGSRIDHILFAGSCLHQDYELQGHNFVTCHVKECDILTEYKRWKPGNTLRWKGGWGIKLEGSDHAPMCTSLVEIPVVPQHGTPSLSARYLPMIHGLQQTLVSVLLKRQASTQVQSCRMSTSFSEENASIEKCSESMKGSFNRCSIHGLTTSDSYSLNEDSEGAILRTGKKSKDITNETCPNTTTMLHRSNDSSVPEEKTKKKLRKSQWSQLSLKSFFQKSSNISNSSEHSSMDVSLSQADVADSNSHPNETVAKDGQISSAKHYESITDPQDQNEVNQNEVNYGPSDKEKNNVALQEWKRIQQLMQNSVPLCKGHKEPCVARIVKKPGPTFGRRFYVCARAEGPASNPEANCGYFKWASSKSRQK, from the exons ATGAGGATAGTGACGTACAACGTCAATGGCCTGAGGCAACGCATCTCCCAGTTTGGTTCTCTCCTCAAATTGCTTGATTCTTTCGATGCCGATATCATTTGCTTTCAG GAAACCAAATTGAGAAGACAGGAGCTTACTTCGGATTTAGCTGTGGCAGATGGCTATGAGTCCTTCTTTTCTTGCACTCGCACCAATGACAAAGGCCGCACTGGCTACTCCG GTGTTGCTACTTTTTGCCGTGTAAAGTCCGCTTTTTCGAGCGACGAAGTGGCATTGCCGGTTGCAGCCGAGGAAGGTTTCACTGGGCTTGTGGATAGTTCTAGAAATGGGAAAGCCGAAATGCCGGCAGTAGCACAAGGCCTTGAGGAGTATGATCAAGATGAGCTCCTCAAGGTTGATGGTGAGGGCCGTTGTATCATCACCGATCATGGTCATTTTG TGCTTTTCAATATATATGGGCCTCGAGCAGAAAGTGACGATTCCGAGAGGATACAGTTTAAGCTCATGTTCTTCAAGATACTACAG AAAAGATGGGAGAGTCTTCGGCAGGAGGGAAGGAGGATATTTGTTGTTGGTGATCTCAATATTGCTCCCACTGCCATGGATCGTTGTGATGCAGGTCCAGATTTTGAGAAGAATGA GTTCAGAAGATGGTTTAGATCTATGCTAGTTGAGTCTGGAGGCCCTTTTTTTGATGTTTTCAGATCAAAACATCCTGACAG AAGAGAAGCGTACACATGCTGGCCATCAAACACTGGAGCTGAACAATTTAATTATGGGAGTAGAATCGATCACATTCTTTTTGCTGGGTCATGCTTGCATCAAGACTATGAGTTGCAAGGTCATAACTTTGTTACTTGCCATGTCAAGGAGTGCGACATATTGACAGAGTATAAACGCTGGAAACCCGGAAATACGCTGAG GTGGAAGGGAGGATGGGGAATAAAATTGGAAGGTTCTGATCATGCTCCAATGTGTACAAGTTTGGTAGAAATCCCTGTCGTTCCTCAACATGGCACCCCTTCTTTATCTGCTAGATATCTCCCGATGATTCATGGTCTCCAGCAGACTCTTG TGTCTGTTCTATTGAAAAGACAAGCATCTACACAAGTTCAATCTTGCAGGATGTCAACTTCATTCTCAGAGGAAAATGCTTCTATAGAGAAATGCAGTGAAAGCATGAAAGGATCGTTCAACAGATGCAGCATACATGGGCTAACCACAAGTGACTCATATTCTTTGAATGAAGACTCTGAAGGTGCCATTTTGAGAACAGGCAAGAAATCCAAGGATATCACTAATGAGACCTGCCCCAACACCACTACTATGTTGCACAGAAGCAATGATAGCTCAGTGCCTGAagagaaaacaaagaaaaagttaagAAAAAGTCAGTGGTCCCAGCTTTCCCTGAAATCATTTTTCCAGAAAAGTTCGAACATCAGCAATAGTTCTGAACACTCTTCAATGGATGTTTCACTTAGTCAAGCAGATGTGGCCGACTCTAATAGTCACCCAAATGAAACTGTTGCTAAGGATGGTCAAATCAGCTCTGCCAAACATTATGAATCAATTACGGACCCTCAGGATCAGAACGAGGTAAATCAGAACGAGGTAAATTATGGCCCTTCAGACAAAGAGAAAAACAATGTTGCTTTACAGGAGTGGAAAAGGATACAACAACTCATGCAGAATAGCGTACCTCTGTGCAAGGGCCATAAGGAACCGTGTGTTGCTCGGATAGTGAAGAAACCAGGTCCTACTTTTGGCCGCAGATTTTATGTCTGTGCTCGAGCTGAG GGACCTGCATCCAATCCTGAAGCTAATTGTGGCTATTTTAAATGGGCTTCTTCAAAATCCCGGCAGAAATGA
- the LOC110601959 gene encoding DNA-(apurinic or apyrimidinic site) endonuclease 2 isoform X2, translating to MIKMSSSRLMVRAVVSSPIMVILCFSIYMGLEQKVTIPRGYSLSSCSSRYYRWESLRQEGRRIFVVGDLNIAPTAMDRCDAGPDFEKNEFRRWFRSMLVESGGPFFDVFRSKHPDRREAYTCWPSNTGAEQFNYGSRIDHILFAGSCLHQDYELQGHNFVTCHVKECDILTEYKRWKPGNTLRWKGGWGIKLEGSDHAPMCTSLVEIPVVPQHGTPSLSARYLPMIHGLQQTLVSVLLKRQASTQVQSCRMSTSFSEENASIEKCSESMKGSFNRCSIHGLTTSDSYSLNEDSEGAILRTGKKSKDITNETCPNTTTMLHRSNDSSVPEEKTKKKLRKSQWSQLSLKSFFQKSSNISNSSEHSSMDVSLSQADVADSNSHPNETVAKDGQISSAKHYESITDPQDQNEVNQNEVNYGPSDKEKNNVALQEWKRIQQLMQNSVPLCKGHKEPCVARIVKKPGPTFGRRFYVCARAEGPASNPEANCGYFKWASSKSRQK from the exons ATGATCAAGATGAGCTCCTCAAGGTTGATGGTGAGGGCCGTTGTATCATCACCGATCATGGTCATTTTG TGCTTTTCAATATATATGGGCCTCGAGCAGAAAGTGACGATTCCGAGAGGATACAGTTTAAGCTCATGTTCTTCAAGATACTACAG ATGGGAGAGTCTTCGGCAGGAGGGAAGGAGGATATTTGTTGTTGGTGATCTCAATATTGCTCCCACTGCCATGGATCGTTGTGATGCAGGTCCAGATTTTGAGAAGAATGA GTTCAGAAGATGGTTTAGATCTATGCTAGTTGAGTCTGGAGGCCCTTTTTTTGATGTTTTCAGATCAAAACATCCTGACAG AAGAGAAGCGTACACATGCTGGCCATCAAACACTGGAGCTGAACAATTTAATTATGGGAGTAGAATCGATCACATTCTTTTTGCTGGGTCATGCTTGCATCAAGACTATGAGTTGCAAGGTCATAACTTTGTTACTTGCCATGTCAAGGAGTGCGACATATTGACAGAGTATAAACGCTGGAAACCCGGAAATACGCTGAG GTGGAAGGGAGGATGGGGAATAAAATTGGAAGGTTCTGATCATGCTCCAATGTGTACAAGTTTGGTAGAAATCCCTGTCGTTCCTCAACATGGCACCCCTTCTTTATCTGCTAGATATCTCCCGATGATTCATGGTCTCCAGCAGACTCTTG TGTCTGTTCTATTGAAAAGACAAGCATCTACACAAGTTCAATCTTGCAGGATGTCAACTTCATTCTCAGAGGAAAATGCTTCTATAGAGAAATGCAGTGAAAGCATGAAAGGATCGTTCAACAGATGCAGCATACATGGGCTAACCACAAGTGACTCATATTCTTTGAATGAAGACTCTGAAGGTGCCATTTTGAGAACAGGCAAGAAATCCAAGGATATCACTAATGAGACCTGCCCCAACACCACTACTATGTTGCACAGAAGCAATGATAGCTCAGTGCCTGAagagaaaacaaagaaaaagttaagAAAAAGTCAGTGGTCCCAGCTTTCCCTGAAATCATTTTTCCAGAAAAGTTCGAACATCAGCAATAGTTCTGAACACTCTTCAATGGATGTTTCACTTAGTCAAGCAGATGTGGCCGACTCTAATAGTCACCCAAATGAAACTGTTGCTAAGGATGGTCAAATCAGCTCTGCCAAACATTATGAATCAATTACGGACCCTCAGGATCAGAACGAGGTAAATCAGAACGAGGTAAATTATGGCCCTTCAGACAAAGAGAAAAACAATGTTGCTTTACAGGAGTGGAAAAGGATACAACAACTCATGCAGAATAGCGTACCTCTGTGCAAGGGCCATAAGGAACCGTGTGTTGCTCGGATAGTGAAGAAACCAGGTCCTACTTTTGGCCGCAGATTTTATGTCTGTGCTCGAGCTGAG GGACCTGCATCCAATCCTGAAGCTAATTGTGGCTATTTTAAATGGGCTTCTTCAAAATCCCGGCAGAAATGA
- the LOC110617241 gene encoding chaperone protein dnaJ 11, chloroplastic → MLSISPSPLSKIPISSPAPAPHRTRSRPLVISNTATAYKERPNLYLSPQRMASCTSPYEILGIPVGATSQDIKTAYRRLARTCHPDVAALDRKDTSADDFMKIHAAYSTLSDPEKRAVYDRKFIRRNRPLTTSFSGYHGRNWETDQCW, encoded by the coding sequence ATGCTTTCTATCTCTCCCTCCCCTCTCTCCAAAATTCCCATCAGTTCTCCCGCCCCTGCGCCTCACCGGACCAGATCCCGGCCACTAGTTATTTCTAACACCGCCACCGCTTACAAGGAAAGGCCCAATCTTTACCTGAGTCCTCAACGGATGGCATCGTGCACGTCGCCGTACGAAATTCTGGGGATTCCAGTAGGAGCCACGAGCCAAGATATCAAGACGGCTTACCGGCGATTGGCGAGGACTTGCCATCCTGACGTCGCCGCTTTGGATCGGAAGGACACCTCGGCCGATGACTTCATGAAGATTCATGCTGCATACTCCACTTTATCAGATCCTGAGAAACGCGCCGTTTATGATCGCAAGTTTATTAGAAGGAACAGGCCGTTGACCACCAGTTTTTCCGGGTATCATGGCCGGAATTGGGAGACGGATCAGTGTTGGTAG